In Kutzneria kofuensis, the DNA window CTGGCAGCGGATCTCGATGTCCGGCGGGGCGGCGGTGCGCCCGCTGCTGGAGGGCACAATCGCCGCTCGATCCACTGTGGACGACAAGCAGGTGCTGGTGAGCGAGCGGATGCTGGGCTCCGCCCGGCTCGTCATCGCCGTGAACAACTCACTGTTCGATGTGGACAATGCGCTGTTCCGGCGGGCCGACGTCTCCACCGGCGTACGGGCTCCGCTGTCGACGACCGTGCGGCTGGCCGGCGTCCCGGCCGGCTCGGCGGTGTACGACGTGTTCGCCGGCAAGCAGGTGACGCCGTCCGCGCAGCGCACGGTGACCGCCGACTTCCGGCACTGGCCGGCCGCGATCTTCGCGGTGCTGCCGAAGCCGATCACCGGCGTTCGGGTCGACGCTGTGCCGGTGGTGAACGTGCGGGGCGACAGCCGCACGGAGATCGACTGGTCGGTGGCCGTGGTCGGCCCGGACACCCCGCTGCCGGTGCGGATCCGCGCCTTGGACGAGAGTAACACCGTGCTGTGGCAGCGGAACACCATCACCCCGGCCAGCGGTGCGTTCTACGCGCCGGCCAACACGCAGGGCCGGATCCGGGTCGAGGCGGTGGAACTGGTCAGCGGCCGCGCCGCGGTCGCCGATGCCGGCGCCGTCGGCGGTGGAGTGCCGCTGGACCTGCTCAACGGCCCGACCGGCGAGGTCGACCAGATCGCCGCCGCCCGGAGCGCCGCGGTGGCGTCGAGCGGTGTCGTCACCGACTGGCGGGCGGCGGCCGACCGGCTCGGTGCGCACGTGCGGGACATCGCGCTCACCGACGACGGCGGCGCCGTGCTCACCGCGGCCAACTGGGACAGCAACCTGTACGCCGTCGACCTGGCCACCGGGCAGCAGCGCTGGCAGGCCCGCGTCGGCCAGCACTTCAGCTATGGCGCGCAACGGATCGACCACGGCGTGGCCGTCCGCGCCTCGGTGCTGGACTCGCCGAGCGGCTTCGGACTGCACCTGGTCAACCCGGCCAACGGCGCCGTGGAACGCCGGTTCGACCTGTACGGCACGATGCCGCGCTGGTTCGAGCGGACCGCGACCACCATGCCCGACGGCCGGCCGCCCGCCTTCGCCACCCCGGCCGACGGCGCGTGGATCGCCAGCCAGGGCAACCTCGGCCTCGCGGTCTGGCGGCGCAGCGACGGTGCGCTGCTGTGGAAGCAGGACACCTGGAGTTCCGCGCCGGCCAGCATCGGCCGGCCGGGGGAGGCCAGCACAGCCGTGCTGGCCGCGCTGGACGCGGACACGCTGCTGGTGGTCGACCAGGGTTTCGCGACCGCGTACCAGGTGAGCACGCGGGCAGTGCGGTGGCGCAAGGACCTGAGCCTGTTGGCCACCACCATCGGCGGCCGGGCCACCGTCATCGTGCCCAGCCCCGACGGCAAGACCGTCGCCGTGGCCAGCAACTTCGACGCCGGCCGGGTGTTCCTGCTGCGCACGGCCGACGGCACGCCGGTGGCGACGCTGCCGGTCCGCGTCGACGAGTTGGCGTGGGGGCCGGACAGTCGCACCGTCGTCGTGCTGCGGGACACGCTGCTCGACCAGTACGACGCCGCGACCGGGGCGCTGCGCCAGAGCTACCCCGCCGCCGACGTGCTGCACAACCTCGACGTCGCCGCCGACGGGCGGATCGCCTGCGGCGACGAGCAGGGCAACCTGGTCGTGCTCGGCCCCGACCTGGCGCCGCTGCTGGTCCGGGACGTCGTCGGCATCCCCGCCGTGCGCTGGCTGCCCGGCGGCGACCTGCTCGTCGGCACCTGGCTCGGGCAGGTCACCCGGCTCGACGGCGCCTACCAGCCCCAGTGGACCACGCTGCTCCGGTCGACGGCCGCCGACATGCGGTCCACGCTGCTCGCGCCGTCGACGGCACCGGTGTCCGCCGTTCCCGTCACCGGCAACGCCACTACACCCGCCAGCACCGCGCCCAACCTGCTCACGACCGGCACCACGTTCTCCTTCCACGGCTGGGATCCGAACCACGAGCAGCCCATGGACGCCGCCACGCTGCTGTCCGCCACGCCGACGCCGCTCGGCGTGCCGTGGCTGCCCGACGGCATGGTGGAGTTCGCCGCCTCGGGGTTCCCGCTGTGCTGGGTGCGGATCGTGTCCCCGAAGAGCGTCACCTTCAGCAAGCTCTCGCTGTGGGACGACCCCGCACACCCCGAGTCGTGGCTGCGGGACGTGCGGCTGGACGTCCGGTCGAATGCCGGCGACCCGTGGCGGCCGGTGGCCCGCCTGGTGTCCGACGCCGCCAGCCGCAGCTTCCAGCTGGCCGGTCCCGTCGCCGCCACAGAACTGCGTCTGGTGCTGCCGCCCGGCATCCCCGGCAACCTCCGCGTCGCCGGCATCGCCGTGCACGCCTAGGGATCATCTCGGCGCGCAGGTTCGCCTGCGCGCCGAGAAGGTCCGTCAACACGGCGGCTGGTAGTCCACGCCGGGCAGGTAGGTGTTCCAGTCCTCCTGGCTGATGACGGGATGCGCGATCTGGCAGGCACGGACCTCGGCGCGGGCGGGGTCCGTCTCCCACAGCTGGGCCGTGTGGTCGTCGCTGGCGGTGGCCAGGGTGTGGCCGTCGGGGGAGAACGCCGCCGACTCGATGGAGCTGGTGTGGCCGGTGAGGACGGCGGACTCGGTCGGTTTCGCCGGATCGCTGTAGTCCCACAGCCGGACGGTGTGGTCGTAGCTCGCGGAGGCGAGGGTCCGGCCGTCCCGGCTGAACGCCACCGCGGAGACGACGTCCGTGTGTCCATGCAGGTCGGTCGACCGGCCGGGATGGCCGATGTCCCACAGCCGCACCGTTTTGTCGTCGCTGCCGGAGGCGAGCAGCTGCCCGTCGGGGCTGAACGCCACGGTGTCGACGAGATCGCGATGCGAGCCGAGCACGGACGGCGCGCCAGGATCGGCGGGATTGCTGACGTCCCACAGCCGGATCGTGCGGTCGTCGCTGGCCGTGGCCAGGGTGTGGCCGTCGGGGGAGAACGCCACGGGTTTGACGTTGTTCGTGTGGGCGTCGAGGGTGCGCAGCTCGGACCGCGTGGCGACGTCCCACAGCCGGGCGGTGTGGTCGTAGCTGCCGGAGGCCAGCACGCGGCTGTCGGGGGAGAACATCAGCGAGAAGACGTTGTCCCGATGACCCGTGAGCACGGCCAACTGCGCGGGATGCACGGGGTCGTCGAGGCTCCACAGCCGGATCGTGCGGTCGCGGCCGCCGGTGGCCAGCAGCTTCCCGTTCGGGCTGAACGCGACGGCGTCCACGCTGTCGGTGTGCCCGGCGATCTCCGGCAGCGACCTGGGATGGGCCGGGTTGGACAGGTCCCACAGCCGGGCGGTGTGGTCGAAGCTGGCCGTGGCGAGCAGCTTGCCGTCGGGGCTGAACGCGACCGATGCGACGTTCTGCTCGTGGCCTTTCAGCGGAATCGCGACCGCGCTGAGGAGATCGTCCCGGTTGTGGCGGGTGGGACTCATCCGGTACGCCGCCAGCGCGAGCTGCGCCGCCAACTCCGGCCGGTCCGTGCGCAGGGCGACGGCCGCGTCGGCAACCTGTTGCGCCAGCACGACATCGCGCTGCGCGGCGATCGTGCGGTTGGCGCTCATCGCCTCCGCGGTGGCGATGGTGGCGATCACCAGCAGCCCGGCGAGGACGACGACGAGCATGCGCAGCAACAGGCTCCGCCGGCGGGCCGCGGCCTGCTGGGCCGACTCGGCGGCCAGGCTCGCCGCCAGGAAGGCACGCTCCCGTGCCGTCAGAGCCGCGTCGTCGAGCTCACGCGCCTGAGCCAGCCGGACTCCCCGGTACAGGGCGTCCGGATCGCGCAGCAGCGACTCCCACACCGCCGCGTCGTCAGCGACCTGCCGGTGCAGGCGCAGGGCGTCCCGGTCGGCCGCCAGCCACGACCGCAGCCGGGGCCAGTGCTTGATCAGGGCCTCGTGTGTGATCTCGATCGTGTCCTGGTCCATGGTCACCAGGCGGGCCCGCACCAGTTCGTCCAGCACGGACCGGACGGTGGGATCGTCGTCGAGTTCGTCGATGGTGATCCGGCGCTTCGTGTCCTCCGTCGCCTCGCCCAGCGCCGTCAGCCGGAGCAGGATCTGCTTCACGACATCGCGCTGCTGCTGGTCGAACCGGTCGTAGACGCTCTCCGCGGTGTGGGCGATCGCGTGGTGGATGCCGCCGGTCGAGTTGTAGGCGGCCAGCGTGACAGCGATTCCCCGGCGACGGCGCCAGGTCTCCCGCAGCGCGTGGGACACCAGCGGCAACGCCCCCGGCTGGTTGCTGGCGTCGGCGACGAGGCGGACCACCAGCGCCGTCTCCACCGAGCAGCCGGCCGCCGCGGCCGGCTTCATGATGGCCTCACGCAGTTCGTCCGCGGTCATCGGGCCGACCAGCACCTGCCCGCCGCGCAGCGCTTCCCGCAGGTCCGGGTGGTCGCCGCAGTGGCCGAGGAAGTCCGCCCGCACGCCGAGCACCACCCGCACACGGCTCGGCTCCGCCGTGGCGGCGCCGACGAGGGCCCGGATGAACGCCGCCAGCTCCCCGTGATCCTCGCAGAGCGTGAAGATCTCCTCGAACTGGTCGACCACCAGCAGCAGGTCCGCGTCGTCCGGCTGCGATGCGAGGGCCTGTCGGATGCGCAGGTGCAGGTGGTCCGGGTCGGTCTCCAACTCCGTCTTCAGCACCACCGCCGATTCGCCGGTCAGCTTGGCCAGCTGGACCGCGCATTCCTCCAGCGGATGCGGGCCCGGCGACAGCAGCAGGGTCGGCTGCGGGCCCGTGCCCGCGACGCCCTCGGTTTGCGCCACGGCCGCCAACCCCGCGTGCAGCAGGGAGGATTTCCCGGAGCCCGAGGCCCCGAAC includes these proteins:
- a CDS encoding WD40 repeat domain-containing protein, which encodes MDAGDTPLLRFAADLRKLREAAGNPVYRELSRRSHYSAPALSEAAGGRKLPTLAVTLAYVAACDGDTELWERRWREVAAGKEAPAEPAADAEAPYLGLSPFRIEDADRFHGRDALLAELREQVASRRFVGVFGASGSGKSSLLHAGLAAVAQTEGVAGTGPQPTLLLSPGPHPLEECAVQLAKLTGESAVVLKTELETDPDHLHLRIRQALASQPDDADLLLVVDQFEEIFTLCEDHGELAAFIRALVGAATAEPSRVRVVLGVRADFLGHCGDHPDLREALRGGQVLVGPMTADELREAIMKPAAAAGCSVETALVVRLVADASNQPGALPLVSHALRETWRRRRGIAVTLAAYNSTGGIHHAIAHTAESVYDRFDQQQRDVVKQILLRLTALGEATEDTKRRITIDELDDDPTVRSVLDELVRARLVTMDQDTIEITHEALIKHWPRLRSWLAADRDALRLHRQVADDAAVWESLLRDPDALYRGVRLAQARELDDAALTARERAFLAASLAAESAQQAAARRRSLLLRMLVVVLAGLLVIATIATAEAMSANRTIAAQRDVVLAQQVADAAVALRTDRPELAAQLALAAYRMSPTRHNRDDLLSAVAIPLKGHEQNVASVAFSPDGKLLATASFDHTARLWDLSNPAHPRSLPEIAGHTDSVDAVAFSPNGKLLATGGRDRTIRLWSLDDPVHPAQLAVLTGHRDNVFSLMFSPDSRVLASGSYDHTARLWDVATRSELRTLDAHTNNVKPVAFSPDGHTLATASDDRTIRLWDVSNPADPGAPSVLGSHRDLVDTVAFSPDGQLLASGSDDKTVRLWDIGHPGRSTDLHGHTDVVSAVAFSRDGRTLASASYDHTVRLWDYSDPAKPTESAVLTGHTSSIESAAFSPDGHTLATASDDHTAQLWETDPARAEVRACQIAHPVISQEDWNTYLPGVDYQPPC